A genomic region of Cannabis sativa cultivar Pink pepper isolate KNU-18-1 chromosome 1, ASM2916894v1, whole genome shotgun sequence contains the following coding sequences:
- the LOC115706734 gene encoding diaminopimelate decarboxylase 2, chloroplastic yields MAATQPLSHPQLLPTTLTRSLLHNPLSHLSFLPQRSSFKTLTVRAAVSQNPTKTSPLKPETASFNHCFTKSSDGFLYCEGIKVQDVMDSVERRPFYLYSKPQITRNVKAYKEALEGLNSIIGYAIKANNNLKILEHLRQQGCGAVLVSGNELRLALLAGFDPTRCIFNGNGKLLDDLVLAAQEGVFVNIDSEFDLDNIVAAARIAGKKVNVLLRINPDVDPQVHAYVATGNKNSKFGIRNEKLQWFLDAVKAHPEELKLVGAHCHLGSTITKVDIFRDAAVLMVNYIDEIRAQGFEVDYLNIGGGLGIDYYHSGAVLPTPRDLINTVRELVLSRNLNLIIEPGRSLIANTCCLVNRVTGVKTNGTKNFVVIDGSMAELIRPSLYDAYQHIELVSPTPPAAEVSTFDVVGPVCESADFLGKERELPTPAQGAGLVVHDAGAYCMSMASTYNLKMRPPEYWVEDDGSLAKIRHGETFEDHVRFFDGL; encoded by the exons ATGGCGGCTACACAACCCCTCTCTCACCCCCAACTCCTCCCTACAACTCTAACTCGCTCCCTTCTCCACAACCCACTTTCTCACTTGTCATTTCTACCTCAAAGATCTTCCTTTAAAACTCTAACTGTTAGAGCTGCCGTCTCCCAAAACCCCACCAAAACCTCACCTCTAAAGCCCGAAACAGcctcatttaaccattgcttCACTAAATCCTCTGATGGGTTTCTTTACTGTGAGGGTATCAAAGTTCAGGACGTCATGGATTCTGTCGAGAGAAGACCTTTCTACCTTTACAGTAAGCCTCAAATCACCAGGAATGTTAAGGCCTATAAAGAGGCTTTAGAGGGCTTGAACTCCATTATTGGATATGCCATTAAGGCCAACAATAATTTGAAGATTTTGGAGCATTTAAGGCAACAGGGTTGTGGTGCTGTTCTTGTCAGCGGGAATGAGCTGAGGTTGGCTCTTCTAGCTGGGTTCGATCCTACTAG ATGTATCTTTAATGGGAATGGCAAGTTGTTAGACGATTTGGTTTTAGCTGCGCAAGAAGGTGTCTTTGTTAATATTGATAGTGAATTTGACTTGGACAATATAGTAGCTGCTGCAAGAATTGCTGGAAAGAAGGTTAATGTCCTACTCCGGATTAACCCAGATGTGGATCCACAG GTCCATGCATATGTTGCCACAGGGAATAAGAACTCCAAATTTGGTATTAGAAATGAGAAACTGCAATGGTTTCTTGATGCTGTGAAGGCACATCCTGAAGAGCTGAAACTTGTTGGGGCCCATTGTCATCTCGGATCTACCATTACTAAG GTGGACATATTCAGGGATGCTGCTGTCCTTATGGTTAACTATATCGATGAAATTCGAGCTCAAGGTTTTGAAGTTGATTACTTGAACATTGGAGGCGGACTTGGGATAGATTATTATCATTCTGGTGCTGTGCTTCCTACCCCAAGAGATCTAATTAATACT GTTCGCGAACTGGTCCTCTCAAGAAATCTTAATCTCATCATCGAACCCGGCAGATCGCTCATTGCAAACACTTGCTGTTTGGTTAACCGGGTAACTGGTGTTAAAACTAATGGAACAAAAAATTTCGTTGTAATTGATGGCAGCATGGCTGAACTTATTCGTCCTAGTCTTTATGATGCTTATCAG CACATAGAGCTAGTTTCTCCTACTCCACCTGCTGCCGAGGTCTCAACTTTTGACGTGGTGGGTCCTGTGTGTGAGTCTGCTGATTTCCTGGGAAAGGAAAGAGAACTTCCAACCCCAGCCCAG GGAGCTGGTCTAGTAGTTCATGATGCAGGTGCTTACTGCATGAGCATGGCATCAACTTACAATCTGAAGATGCGCCCTCCAGAATACTGG GTTGAAGATGATGGTTCACTGGCCAAAATCCGTCACGGAGAAACCTTTGAAGACCACGTTCGATTCTTCGATGGTCTCTGA
- the LOC115706733 gene encoding bifunctional dihydrofolate reductase-thymidylate synthase, with product MAGEALISVNGNGNDSVSVNGNVQLNPQRTYQVVVASTRDMGIGKDGKLPWRLPSDLKFFKDITTATSDPGKKNAVLMGRKTWESIPLEHRPLPGRLNVVLTRSGSFDIATAENVVSCGSMTSALELLAASPYCLSIEKVFVIGGGQVLREALNSSSCDAIHITDIETNIECDTFIPAIDSSAFQPWYSSFPAVENNIRYSFTTYVRVRSPAVESLNENGDLTIDGKPDINKFEVKKFSFLPKMIFDRHEEYLYLRMVQDIISDGNSKDDRTGTGTFSKFGCQMRFNLRKTFPLLTTKALFWRGVVEELLWFISGSTSAKVLQEKGIHIWDGNASRDYLDGIGLTDREEGDLGPVYGFQWRHFGARYTDMHADYSGQGFDQLLDVIDKIKNNPDDRRIILSAWNPSDLKLMALPPCHMFAQFYVANGELSCQMYQRSADMGLGVPFNIASYALLTCMLAHVCGLIPGDFVHVLGDAHVYRNHVRPLQDQLQKLPKPFPILKINPEKKNIDSFVADDFTLIGYDPHQKIEMKMAV from the exons ATGGCTGGTGAAGCTTTGATCAGTGTTAATGGCAATGGCAACGACAGTGTCAGTGTCAACGGCAACGTGCAGCTTAATCCACAGAGGACTTACCAAGTTGTTGTGGCTTCAACTAGAGATATGGGTATCGGTAAGGATGGGAAGCTGCCATGGAGATTGCCTTCTGATCTCAAGTTCTTTAAGGACATCACAACAGCCACCTCAGATCCTGGGAAGAAAAATGCTGTTTTAATGGGTAGGAAAACATGGGAGAGTATTCCTCTTGAGCATCGTCCACTACCCGGTCGCCTCAATGTTGTTCTGACTCGCTCTGGTAGTTTTGATATCGCCACTGCTGAGAATGTAGTTAGCTGTGGAAGCATGACATCTGCTTTGGAGCTGTTAGCTGCTTCCCCTTACTGTCTGTCCATTGAGAAGGTTTTCGTCATAGGGGGTGGCCAAGTACTAAG GGAAGCTCTTAACTCGTCTAGCTGTGACGCTATCCACATTACGGATATTGAGACAAACATTGAGTGTGACACATTTATCCCTGCTATTGATTCTTCTGCATTTCAGCCTTGGTACTCATCATTTCCTGCGGTGGAGAATAACATTCGTTATTCCTTTACCACTTATGTCCGTGTGAGAAGTCCTGCAGTTGAATCCTTAAATGAAAATGGTGACCTGACCATTGATGGTAAGCCAGATATTAATAAGTTTGAGGTTAAGAAGTTCTCTTTCCTTCCCAAGATGATTTTTGATAGACATGAGGAGTATCTCTATCTAAGAATGGTACAAGATATCATCTCTGATGGAAATTCTAAAGATGATAGAACAGGTACTGGAACTTTTTCGAAATTCGGTTGCCAG ATGCGGTTCAACCTCCGGAAAACTTTCCCTCTTCTAACAACTAAGGCAT TATTCTGGCGAGGGGTTGTGGAAGAACTTCTGTGGTTTATAAGTGGCTCTACAAGTGCCAAG GTCCTTCAGGAGAAAGGCATTCATATATGGGATGGCAATGCATCTAGAGACTATTTAGATGG CATTGGTTTGACAGACAGGGAAGAGGGTGACTTAGGGCCAGTTTATGGGTTTCAGTGGAGGCATTTTGGTGCTAG GTATACTGATATGCATGCTGACTACTCTGGCCAAGGATTTGatcagttgcttgatgttattgacaaaataaaaaataatcctgATGACCGACGAATAATTCTCTCAGCTTGGAATCCTTCTGATCTCAAATTGATGGCCCTTCCACCATGCCACATGTTTGCTCAG TTCTATGTAGCCAATGGGGAGTTATCATGTCAAATGTATCAGCGATCTGCTGACATGGGCCTGGGAGTGCCATTTAACATTGCATCTTATGCACTTCTAACATGCATGCTTGCTCATGTTTGTG GTCTGATTCCAGGTGATTTTGTCCATGTTCTTGGAGATGCTCATGTTTACCGAAATCATGTCAGGCCTCTACAGGATCAGCTTCAGAAACTGCCTAAGCCTTTTCCC ATTTTAAAGATCAATCCTGAGAAAAAGAATATAGATTCATTTGTGGCTGATGATTTCACACTCATTGGTTACGATCCGCACCAGAAGATAGAAATGAAAATGGCTGTATAG